AGAGTCGAATGCCCTGAGCGGAGGCTGAGCTTGCCGAAGCCGAAGTCGAAGGGCATTATTGTAAGAAATTGGGAGCAGGTTTTTAAAAAAATTTTCCCCTCCCCCTTGCTTGCAACATTTGAAGAAATTCCGTATCCTTATCATCGATTTTTTTAGGAAATATTATGGAAACAACGCTTTTAGTTATTCAAGTCGTTACCTCTATCTTTATGGGGCTTTTTATTCTCCTGCAAAGTAGAGGAGAGGGGCTCTCGGGAGGAATTGCCGGCAGCGGAGGTGGTGAGTTTTATGCGACGAGACGGGGCGTGGAAAAATTCCTTTTTCGAGCAACAGTGGTTTTGGCTTTTATTTTTGCCATGAACGCACTTGTTTTCGCGTTTCTTCCAAGAGGATAGTACTTTGATCTCTTCCTTCACATGAAAAGAATCTTTTGG
This sequence is a window from Candidatus Peregrinibacteria bacterium. Protein-coding genes within it:
- the secG gene encoding preprotein translocase subunit SecG, whose protein sequence is METTLLVIQVVTSIFMGLFILLQSRGEGLSGGIAGSGGGEFYATRRGVEKFLFRATVVLAFIFAMNALVFAFLPRG